From a single Chiloscyllium punctatum isolate Juve2018m chromosome 29, sChiPun1.3, whole genome shotgun sequence genomic region:
- the gemin7 gene encoding gem-associated protein 7, translating into MATPMSVVRLPRGPNGHSRGFDPTSPRYQALAPSSIQASTNGCLKEEQRSRSTLRERFLRSLIAMAGKTVDFTMYERVSVTATFAASDIDILNFQVSHLQTPLGIQKEALLRCPDIIAYTFNL; encoded by the coding sequence ATGGCTACACCCATGTCGGTCGTGCGACTGCCCAGGGGTCCCAATGGGCATAGCCGAGGCTTTGACCCGACCTCACCGCGGTATCAGGCCCTGGCTCCCTCCTCCATCCAAGCCTCTACCAACGGCTGCCTCAAGGAGGAGCAGAGGTCGCGGTCTACGCTTCGGGAACGCTTCCTGCGCAGCCTGATTGCAATGGCGGGGAAGACAGTGGACTTCACTATGTACGAGAGGGTCTCTGTCACTGCCACATTTGCAGCGTCAGACATCGACATCCTGAACTTCCAGGTCTCTCACTTGCAGACACCACTGGGCATTCAGAAGGAAGCGCTGTTGCGATGCCCAGACATCATTGCCTATACGTTTAACCTTTGA